One Echinicola strongylocentroti DNA window includes the following coding sequences:
- a CDS encoding bile acid:sodium symporter family protein, translating into MSQLKKILTKAGLNGFFLALIGTIVLANIFPELGAEDSIIPFKEITHYGVSVIFFIYGVKMDPVKLKSGLGNWKLHLLIQSTTFLVFPAVVTLVKALAGGGDDPMWLGALYLSALPSTVSASVVMVSIAGGNVPAAIFNASISSIVGIFITPIWMELFLEGSEMSFDLLNTFWQLSLQVLFPVMGGFLLHRVLGPWVNRHSTALKNLDQSIILMIVFSAFSAAVGRGMFEGRSWAFLVGLGGMMLLLFLMMAALMYGMGRLLGFERADQITVLFCGSKKSLVQGAAMGKVLFPDPVTFGVVLLPLMLYHALQLVTGSIIAQQLAERGKKGGENGLG; encoded by the coding sequence ATGAGTCAACTTAAAAAGATCCTCACCAAAGCCGGTCTCAACGGTTTTTTTCTGGCCTTGATAGGGACAATTGTCCTGGCCAATATATTCCCAGAGTTGGGGGCAGAGGACAGCATTATTCCGTTTAAGGAGATCACCCATTACGGGGTATCGGTGATCTTTTTCATTTATGGGGTAAAAATGGATCCTGTCAAATTAAAATCAGGACTGGGCAATTGGAAGCTGCATCTCCTTATCCAGAGCACAACGTTTTTGGTGTTTCCGGCAGTGGTGACGCTGGTAAAGGCCCTGGCGGGAGGAGGTGATGATCCGATGTGGCTAGGAGCGTTGTATCTTTCCGCGCTGCCATCTACGGTTTCCGCTTCTGTAGTGATGGTGTCCATTGCAGGTGGCAACGTCCCCGCCGCGATCTTCAATGCCAGTATTTCGAGTATTGTGGGGATTTTTATTACCCCGATATGGATGGAGTTGTTCTTGGAAGGAAGTGAGATGAGCTTTGATTTGCTGAATACCTTTTGGCAGTTGAGCTTGCAGGTGCTGTTTCCGGTGATGGGAGGTTTTCTTTTGCATCGCGTCTTGGGGCCTTGGGTCAATAGACACAGCACCGCCCTCAAAAACCTTGACCAGTCTATCATCTTGATGATTGTTTTTTCGGCTTTCTCTGCCGCAGTGGGCAGGGGGATGTTTGAGGGGAGAAGCTGGGCGTTTTTGGTAGGATTGGGAGGAATGATGTTGCTGCTGTTTTTGATGATGGCGGCCTTGATGTACGGCATGGGCAGGCTGTTGGGCTTTGAGCGAGCCGATCAGATCACCGTGCTCTTCTGCGGCTCCAAAAAGTCCCTCGTCCAAGGTGCTGCCATGGGCAAAGTGCTCTTTCCTGACCCTGTTACTTTTGGAGTGGTCTTACTTCCCCTGATGCTTTACCACGCTTTGCAGTTGGTGACTGGCAGCATCATAGCCCAGCAACTGGCAGAGAGGGGTAAGAAGGGGGGAGAAAATGGCCTGGGCTAA
- a CDS encoding TrmH family RNA methyltransferase, which produces MISKNTLKFIKSLQQKKFRKQEDAFFVEGAKNVTELLLSDFEVTHLLYTAKYHEEHSQLISSCNAASYEVSPKTLESAGSFQTNDAALAVAKLKKNTPFDIGEGELAIALDDVRDPGNLGTIIRIADWYGIHKLVLSSQTADFYNPKVLHSSMGSFTRVSFFYTDLEAYLPQQALPIYGAFLEGEDIHRSTLVPAGIILMGNEAKGISPRLEKLVSQKLTIPSFGHAESLNVAIATAVICDNFRRGGH; this is translated from the coding sequence ATGATCAGCAAAAATACGCTTAAGTTTATTAAATCCTTGCAACAGAAAAAATTCCGTAAACAGGAGGACGCTTTTTTTGTGGAAGGCGCCAAAAATGTAACGGAATTACTGCTTTCGGATTTTGAAGTTACGCATCTTCTTTATACTGCCAAATACCATGAAGAACATTCCCAGCTGATCAGTTCCTGCAATGCGGCGAGCTATGAAGTGTCCCCAAAGACCTTGGAGTCTGCAGGCTCTTTTCAAACCAACGACGCAGCCTTGGCAGTAGCCAAACTTAAGAAAAATACACCATTTGATATCGGAGAAGGGGAACTGGCCATAGCACTGGACGATGTGCGTGACCCAGGAAATCTAGGCACCATCATCCGGATCGCCGACTGGTATGGTATCCATAAGCTGGTGCTTTCTTCACAAACGGCCGATTTTTATAATCCCAAAGTGCTTCATTCCAGCATGGGTTCTTTTACGCGGGTGTCTTTTTTTTATACCGACCTTGAAGCCTACCTGCCCCAGCAGGCACTACCCATTTATGGGGCGTTTTTGGAGGGAGAGGACATCCATAGGAGCACGTTGGTACCAGCGGGAATCATCCTGATGGGCAATGAGGCCAAAGGAATCAGTCCCCGGCTGGAGAAATTGGTTAGCCAGAAGCTGACCATTCCATCATTTGGCCATGCCGAATCCCTTAATGTGGCCATTGCCACTGCTGTAATTTGTGATAATTTTAGGAGAGGTGGGCATTGA
- the tamL gene encoding translocation and assembly module lipoprotein TamL, with product MNKTKYINFILALLLLSSCSLTKGLEEDEYLIYDVNLKGIKNANEVKVKQLIKQNPNTRIPILNFSPGVFIYNIGEANYDSIKVGEKIASLQAKQRDIETQLETDPNNNKLEKKYYKYANRIDDLKKKLNYGNWFMRTGNPKTIYDSAQTAESEKEIKNYLINHGFFEAEVSTQIERRKKKIYLTYLAEENSPYLIDSSYTKTGDENISSLLDRDAENSLVNAGQRYNQDNLTKERQQVEDLLKNNGYYTFSKSYIEYNVYKDTVDKDVVIEQIIRKPTYAAQHKVYTIDSVIFEISTPTEVITDQEVQREYDDISYIMYRDRYSEKIIDSRVFIDKGARYNKAEVLETQRQLANLDIFRYINISFDTLGNHITTRIQTQPNEKYQITNQLGASITEQLPGPFFSHSLRNRNLFRGLEIFEFNFRAGLEGVASATAEGGVYRSRELSTSASVIFPQFLLPFSKKGLKRYGRYNPRTRTLIGYNYVNRPEYIREGFNTIFAYNWATRNQRQQYTINVLDANLIRSNLDPDFEERLIELQEQGNNLINSFQSSYVSSISGQVIINFNQYGLWQRNRSSLWRLNFESGGTTINFLNKEHFQNRNLQYFQFLKFQSDFRRYIPISRKSTFAYRINAGLAIPYGISNGVLPYEKYFFAGGSTSIRAWSPRRLGPGSFTPQTDEEGYFDYRYEQPGDILLEGMFEIRRELFGYFDGVFFVDAGNTWTLKEDPTREGSQFKPRTFVKEIAVGTGIGLRMDFDFLVLRLDMGIKAIDPAQPEGERFVLDNLSFKKPLGEKGQTVFNIGIGYPF from the coding sequence GTGAATAAAACCAAATATATAAACTTTATTCTTGCCTTGCTGTTGCTTTCATCATGTTCTTTGACCAAGGGGCTCGAAGAGGATGAGTACCTGATCTATGATGTAAACCTGAAAGGCATCAAAAATGCCAACGAAGTAAAGGTAAAACAACTGATCAAACAAAACCCCAATACCAGGATCCCCATCCTGAACTTCTCCCCAGGAGTCTTTATCTACAATATAGGAGAAGCCAATTATGACAGCATAAAAGTAGGCGAAAAAATAGCTTCTTTACAAGCCAAACAGCGTGACATCGAAACCCAACTAGAAACCGATCCCAACAACAACAAACTAGAAAAAAAGTACTACAAATACGCCAATAGAATAGACGACCTTAAGAAAAAGCTGAATTATGGTAACTGGTTCATGCGAACAGGAAATCCCAAAACCATCTATGACAGTGCCCAAACAGCTGAATCAGAAAAGGAAATCAAAAATTACCTGATCAATCATGGTTTTTTTGAGGCGGAAGTAAGCACCCAGATAGAACGTAGAAAGAAAAAAATATACCTCACCTATCTAGCAGAAGAAAACAGCCCCTACCTGATAGACAGCTCCTACACCAAAACCGGCGATGAAAACATCTCTTCCCTCCTCGACCGGGATGCTGAAAACAGCCTGGTGAATGCAGGACAACGGTACAATCAGGACAACCTCACCAAAGAACGTCAACAAGTGGAAGACCTGCTGAAAAACAATGGCTACTATACCTTCTCAAAATCCTATATCGAATATAATGTCTATAAGGACACCGTAGATAAGGATGTAGTTATCGAACAGATCATCAGAAAGCCAACTTATGCAGCGCAGCACAAAGTCTACACGATCGATTCGGTGATCTTTGAGATCTCTACGCCCACTGAAGTCATTACAGACCAAGAGGTGCAAAGGGAGTATGATGACATCTCCTATATCATGTACCGCGACCGCTATTCGGAAAAGATCATTGACTCCAGGGTCTTTATAGACAAAGGAGCACGCTACAACAAGGCCGAAGTACTGGAAACCCAGCGGCAACTGGCCAATTTGGACATCTTCCGCTATATCAATATTTCTTTTGATACACTGGGCAATCATATTACGACACGTATCCAGACCCAGCCCAATGAAAAATACCAAATCACCAACCAGCTGGGAGCCAGTATTACGGAGCAGTTGCCTGGGCCGTTTTTCAGTCACTCATTGCGAAACAGGAACCTCTTTCGGGGGCTGGAGATATTTGAGTTTAACTTCCGTGCCGGACTGGAGGGGGTGGCATCAGCGACGGCAGAAGGAGGCGTTTATCGCAGCCGGGAGCTCAGCACCTCTGCATCGGTGATATTCCCCCAGTTTTTGCTCCCTTTTAGCAAAAAAGGCCTCAAACGATATGGCCGGTATAATCCCCGCACAAGGACCTTGATCGGATACAACTATGTCAATCGTCCCGAGTATATCCGTGAAGGCTTTAACACCATCTTTGCGTACAACTGGGCTACCAGAAACCAGCGACAACAGTACACGATAAATGTATTGGATGCCAACTTGATCAGGTCTAATCTGGACCCGGATTTTGAGGAGCGACTCATCGAGCTCCAGGAGCAAGGAAACAACTTGATCAATTCCTTTCAGTCTTCTTACGTCAGCAGTATTTCCGGTCAGGTCATCATCAACTTCAACCAGTATGGCCTCTGGCAAAGAAACCGATCATCCTTATGGCGACTAAACTTCGAAAGTGGTGGCACCACTATTAACTTCCTGAACAAGGAACATTTCCAAAACCGCAACCTACAGTACTTTCAATTCTTAAAATTTCAATCCGATTTCAGAAGATATATTCCTATCAGCCGCAAAAGCACCTTTGCCTACCGCATCAATGCAGGGCTGGCCATTCCCTACGGAATTAGTAATGGGGTATTACCCTATGAAAAATACTTCTTTGCAGGTGGCAGTACCAGTATTCGGGCTTGGTCACCTAGGCGTTTGGGACCAGGGTCATTCACTCCCCAGACAGATGAAGAGGGCTATTTTGACTACCGCTATGAGCAGCCTGGAGATATTTTACTGGAGGGGATGTTTGAGATCCGGCGTGAGCTTTTTGGGTATTTTGATGGAGTGTTTTTCGTAGATGCAGGGAACACTTGGACGCTAAAAGAAGACCCCACCCGGGAAGGTTCCCAGTTCAAGCCAAGAACCTTCGTCAAGGAGATTGCCGTGGGCACGGGAATCGGGCTGCGGATGGATTTTGATTTTCTCGTGCTCAGGCTGGACATGGGGATCAAGGCCATCGATCCTGCCCAGCCTGAGGGTGAACGCTTTGTCCTGGACAACCTTTCATTTAAGAAACCATTGGGAGAAAAAGGACAGACCGTATTTAACATTGGTATTGGATATCCTTTCTAA
- the hemF gene encoding oxygen-dependent coproporphyrinogen oxidase, which translates to MSNSISKEQISEEFKAIQDHICQELEAGDGKAKFHEDLWKRDAGGGGRTRIIKDGNIIAKGGVAFSAVHGPTPEKILKKLQLEKADFYATGVSIVIHPSSPMVPIIHMNIRYFEMSNGTYWFGGGIDLTPHYVDKDDARYFHQQIKATCDQFDTEAYPKYKKWADDYFYLPHREETRGIGGIFFDRLTATETNSFESTYDFVKSIGYLFPEIYRHFMAKNAALPFGENEQKWQALRRGRYVEFNLVWDAGTKFGLDTNGRTESILMSMPPVAEWEYMNIPEDGSKEAETLGLLRKDIDWINL; encoded by the coding sequence ATGTCAAATAGCATCAGCAAAGAGCAGATTTCCGAAGAGTTCAAAGCCATACAAGACCACATTTGCCAAGAACTGGAAGCTGGCGATGGCAAAGCCAAATTTCACGAAGACCTTTGGAAAAGGGACGCAGGTGGTGGTGGCCGTACCAGGATCATCAAAGACGGAAATATCATTGCCAAAGGCGGTGTGGCTTTTTCGGCCGTCCACGGTCCCACTCCTGAAAAAATCCTCAAAAAACTACAACTTGAAAAGGCTGATTTCTACGCTACGGGTGTCTCCATCGTGATCCACCCCAGCAGCCCTATGGTGCCGATCATCCATATGAACATACGGTATTTTGAGATGAGCAATGGCACCTATTGGTTTGGCGGTGGCATAGACCTTACCCCCCACTATGTGGACAAGGACGATGCCCGTTATTTTCATCAGCAAATCAAAGCCACCTGTGACCAGTTTGACACGGAAGCTTACCCGAAATATAAAAAATGGGCAGATGATTATTTTTACCTTCCTCACCGCGAAGAAACCAGGGGCATTGGAGGCATTTTCTTTGATCGCCTGACGGCCACGGAAACCAATTCGTTTGAGTCAACCTATGATTTTGTAAAATCCATTGGCTACCTCTTCCCTGAAATTTACCGTCACTTTATGGCCAAAAATGCCGCTTTGCCATTTGGCGAAAATGAGCAAAAGTGGCAGGCACTCAGGAGGGGAAGATACGTAGAGTTCAACTTGGTCTGGGATGCGGGGACGAAGTTTGGTCTCGACACCAATGGCCGGACAGAAAGCATTCTTATGAGCATGCCACCCGTGGCGGAGTGGGAGTACATGAACATCCCGGAAGACGGCAGCAAAGAAGCAGAGACGCTTGGATTGCTAAGAAAAGATATTGACTGGATTAACCTATAG
- a CDS encoding phosphatase PAP2 family protein has product MIETLKHWDEELFIFLNAQHLDWLDPIMFGISGKLIWLPFYALLVFLIIKNLGKGSIWVFIGIALAILFSDQATSGFMKPFFERPRPCHDPRWEGIMFNYKHCGGMYGFASSHASNTFSLATYLLLTFHRKVKGFGWMFLWAALVSYSRIYLGVHYPADVVVGAIVGILAGFIAWWLVIKIKMTTIRKVEEMDKQEE; this is encoded by the coding sequence GTGATAGAAACACTGAAACATTGGGACGAAGAGCTCTTCATCTTTCTAAATGCCCAACACTTGGACTGGTTAGACCCCATCATGTTCGGGATTTCAGGGAAGCTGATCTGGCTTCCATTTTACGCCTTGTTGGTTTTTTTGATAATCAAAAATTTGGGAAAAGGCAGCATTTGGGTGTTTATTGGAATTGCCTTGGCCATACTATTCAGTGACCAGGCCACTTCCGGATTTATGAAACCATTCTTCGAGCGCCCCCGGCCCTGCCATGACCCACGCTGGGAAGGCATTATGTTTAACTACAAACACTGTGGGGGCATGTATGGTTTTGCTTCCTCACATGCCTCCAATACCTTTTCACTCGCTACCTACCTCTTGCTCACCTTCCATCGAAAGGTCAAGGGCTTCGGGTGGATGTTTCTATGGGCGGCCCTCGTTTCCTATTCCAGAATTTACCTAGGTGTACACTATCCGGCAGATGTAGTCGTAGGGGCAATCGTAGGAATACTTGCTGGGTTTATCGCTTGGTGGCTGGTCATTAAGATCAAAATGACCACCATCCGCAAAGTAGAAGAAATGGATAAGCAAGAGGAGTAA
- a CDS encoding riboflavin synthase: MFTGIVETMGKIVAISREGTNIHFDIKSPITSELKIDQSVAHNGVCLTVVKVDGDIYRVTAIDETLQKTSLQEWKEGTRVNLERCMPANGRFDGHIVQGHVDQIGKVERVENQDGSWRFDFSFEETVGNVTVEKGSITINGTSLTCFNSKPGGFSVAIIPYTYEHTNFHQLKVGDKVNLEFDIVGKYIQRMVKGY, from the coding sequence ATGTTTACCGGTATTGTAGAAACCATGGGCAAAATAGTGGCCATTTCCCGAGAAGGTACAAATATCCATTTTGATATCAAATCACCCATTACGAGTGAACTGAAGATAGATCAGTCTGTGGCGCATAATGGCGTGTGCTTGACGGTGGTAAAGGTGGACGGCGATATTTACAGGGTGACGGCCATTGATGAGACACTCCAAAAGACCAGTCTTCAGGAGTGGAAGGAAGGAACTAGGGTGAACTTGGAAAGATGCATGCCGGCCAATGGCCGTTTTGATGGGCATATCGTGCAGGGGCATGTGGATCAGATCGGTAAAGTGGAACGGGTAGAAAACCAGGATGGAAGTTGGCGCTTTGATTTTTCCTTTGAAGAGACGGTCGGCAATGTAACAGTAGAAAAAGGCTCCATTACCATAAACGGCACCAGTCTGACCTGCTTCAATTCCAAACCGGGAGGCTTTTCAGTAGCCATTATTCCCTATACCTATGAGCACACCAATTTTCACCAGCTGAAAGTAGGGGATAAGGTCAATTTGGAGTTTGATATAGTGGGAAAATACATCCAGCGGATGGTGAAAGGGTATTGA
- a CDS encoding protein-L-isoaspartate(D-aspartate) O-methyltransferase: MIKLEDSYSHKGQRKALVKTLERKGIMDKKVLEAIGTIPRHFFFDSALHSHAYEDKAFPIGEGQTISQPFTVAFQSELLALRPGDKVLEIGTGSGYQAAILYLLGAEVHTIEYNKSLYQRTKKFLPRLGIKAYFYQGDGSLGIPEKAPFDKIIVTAGAPVVPKSLLKQLKVGGVLVIPVGDRKTQKMMKLTKKTAKQITQEEYDSFAFVPLLGHEGW; encoded by the coding sequence ATGATAAAATTGGAGGATAGCTATTCTCACAAAGGCCAGCGAAAAGCACTGGTAAAGACACTGGAAAGAAAGGGCATCATGGACAAGAAAGTGCTGGAAGCCATTGGCACGATTCCCCGTCATTTCTTCTTCGACAGTGCCCTGCACTCCCATGCCTATGAGGACAAAGCTTTCCCCATCGGTGAAGGGCAGACCATCTCCCAGCCATTTACCGTTGCCTTCCAAAGTGAACTGTTGGCGCTCCGTCCCGGGGACAAGGTACTGGAGATAGGCACGGGGTCAGGATATCAGGCCGCCATTCTCTATCTTTTGGGTGCAGAAGTACATACCATAGAATATAACAAAAGCCTGTATCAAAGAACCAAAAAGTTCCTTCCCAGGCTCGGTATCAAAGCTTATTTCTACCAAGGAGACGGCTCTCTTGGAATACCTGAAAAAGCACCTTTTGACAAGATAATCGTCACAGCAGGCGCGCCTGTAGTGCCCAAAAGCCTACTGAAGCAATTGAAGGTTGGCGGGGTTCTGGTCATCCCAGTGGGCGACCGAAAAACCCAAAAAATGATGAAATTGACCAAGAAAACCGCCAAGCAAATTACGCAGGAAGAATACGACAGTTTTGCTTTTGTGCCCCTGCTCGGGCATGAAGGATGGTAA